A region from the Silene latifolia isolate original U9 population chromosome 7, ASM4854445v1, whole genome shotgun sequence genome encodes:
- the LOC141590441 gene encoding uncharacterized protein LOC141590441 — MYYGNIFSMLSGRVSATAIEAMLVEYNRGTDLGYYLEENCGCTLWTTHKLLCACRLHTVFHEGKRIHPDDLHVFWSRLAYTESSHQRSRHNDVMEDLFDKVRASHHSVQRDVIESLFTKLYPEDEVIEEPEIKDTRRGRPRKSNTRNKSAFEYSRRDGPPLELNYDYVTDVGLFDYQYCMPEAIIDGFLGAFNPEGDGHCGFRVMSHAKTENQKNYLEMRKQLMVELQQLIYMTIYYGERNSACRRIKWAHHTPCQKPNWMEVNDLHGFATLFNWTICFVTLQVNLRGDRVWTGSTTYLPLRPVPGVRAPYGILWILFTGNHFVRLRMDDNCAMPSISNQWINNRHDDVEHYENIYTERLDLWWQFVFSGIMFNPFT; from the exons ATGTATTATGGGAATATATTTTCAATGTTGAGTGGAAGAGTTTCGGCGACCGCCATTGAAGCAATGTTAGTGGAATATAATCGTGGGACtgatttgggttattatttggaggaGAATTGTGGTTGCACATTATGGACGACCCATAAGCTATTATGTGCTTGTCGGTTACATACAGTTTTCCATGAAGGTAAAAGAATTCATCCTGATGATTTACATGTGTTTTGGTCACGGTTAGCCTACACGGAATCCAGTCATCAGCGTTCTCGCCATAATGATGTGATGGAGGACCTTTTCGATAAAGTTCGGGCTTCCCACCATTCGGTCCAAAGAGATGTAATTGAGTCATTGTTCACTAAGTTGTATCCTGAGGATGAGGTTATTGAGGAACCTGAAATAAAAGATACACGTCGTGGTCGTCCAAGGAAGTCCAATACCCGTAATAAATCTGCTTTCGAATATTCCAGAC GTGATGGACCCCCCCTTGAGCTTAATTATGACTATGTAACAGACGTCGGTCTTTTCGATTATCAGTATTGTATGCCTGAGGCGATCATTGATGGTTTTTTAGGAGCTTTTAACCCGGAGGGTGATGGTCATTGTGGTTTTCGGGTTATGTCGCATGCAAAAAcagaaaatcaaaaaaattatcTCGAGATGCGAAAACAGTTGATGGTAGAGTTGCAACAGTTAATCTATATGACTATCTACTACGGTGAGCGAAACAGTGCTTGTAGACGAATCAAATGGGCTCATCATACACCATGTCAAAAGCCAAATTGGATGGAAGTCAATGATTTGCATGGTTTTGCAACATTGTTCAACTGGACAATATGTTTCGTGACTCTCCAAGTTAACCTACGCGGTGATCGTGTATGGACCGGTTCTACTACGTACCTACCTCTACGACCAGTTCCAGGTGTCAGGGCCCCGTATGGTATTCTATGGATTCTTTTTACAGGTAATCATTTTGTGCGTCTACGCATGGATGATAATTGTGCCATGCCTTCCATAAGCAATCAGTGGATCAATAATCGGCATGATGACGTCGAGCATTATGAAAACATTTATACTGAAAGACTTGATTTGTGGTGGCAATTTGTATTTTCGGGTATTATGTTTAACCCGTTTACTTAG